From Kitasatospora sp. MAP12-44:
CCGGAAGGCCAGCAACAATGTCGCGGCCTGCCCCTTGGCCTCCTCCACTCGCTGCGCAGGAAGTTCGCCGGCCAACTTGTGCACTGTCACCATGCCCTGCCTTCCCATCACCGCTGCCTGCACCCGAAACTCAGGACACCGTATACGGCCTACCTTCCCAGGTCACCGGACCGGGCCGGTCGCGGGAAGCAAAGAATGGAAAGCGGGATTCACCCGGTCAGTCGGTTTGGCACGAACATCACCGAATTCCGTTCCCTATCGGCGAGATGGCCACTCAGTGGCTTCTCAGTGGTTACCCAGTGGCCGGTGTTTCGCTACTGCTCCCCGGCAACCACGCGTCCGGCTCGCCGACCTGAACGGATCCGCCGATGCTCTCCTGGGAGTCCCGCCAGTCCTACACGCACGTCGACCGGCGCTGGTACGAGACGTCCAGCCGCTACCTGCCCTGCGACGACCACCTCGCGGTGTTCCGGTCCGCGGTGCCGGACGGGTGGAGCACCCGGCGGCGCGGGCTGTGGCTCATGGCCCAGCCGCCCGGGGTCGACACCCCGGCCCAGGGCTGGACGTTGAACGTCACCGCGCTGGGCGAGGAGAGCACCGAAGTGCTGCGGCTGGCGCTGCCCGTGCTGCTCGGCGCCCGGACGCCGTTCGGGTTCCTGATCGACCCGTTCTCGGTGCGGCTGACCCGCAGCAACGGCGAGTTCATCACCGTCCACCCGGTCGACGAGGGGCAGTTCCACGCCGTCGGCGCCGCGCTCGCCACCGCGCTGGAGGGCCGGACCGGTCCGGCCGTCCGCTCCGACCGGCGCTGGCCCGGCTCGACCGCGGTCTCCTACCGCTACGGCGGCTGCGCCGCGCTCTCGCAGCTCGAGCCGGACGGCATGCGCAGTCCGATGATCACGCCGAGTGGGGCCACCGACCCGTTCCCGCCGCAGACTTCGGAGCCGGACGCGCCGCTGAACGGCCGCTACAGCCCGCACACCACGCTGAGCCTCGGCAACCGCGGCGGGGTGTACCTGGCCACCGACGCGCTCACCGGTCAGGACGTGGTGGTCAAGGAGGCCCGCCCGGGGGTGACGGTGGGAAACCCCGGCCGGCCGGCGATCGACGTCCTGGAGAAGGAGTACCGGCTGCTCGGCGAGCTCGCCGGCACCGGGCACTTCGTGCGCCCGGTCGACTTCTTCCGCGAGCGGGACCATGCGTTCCTGGTCCAGGAGAAGCTGGCGGGGCCGCACTTCAGCCGGTACTGCGGCGAGAGCAACCCGGTCGGCACGCTCGACCTGGCACCCGAGTCGCTGCGCGCCCACTACCTGCGCCTGCGCGGACTGTGGCGGCAGCTCGCGCAGGCGGTGGCGGCGGCACACGAGCGCGGCATCCTGCTGGGCGACCTGTCCTCCACCGATGTCCTCGTCGACCCGCAGACCGGCACGGCCAGGATCATCGACCTGGAGAGCGGCGTACGCGAGGGCGTGGACGAGCACTTGGGCGTGTACACGGTGGGCGTGGCCAGCCCGCGTCTGGTGGCGACCGGGCAGTACGACCGGGCGGGCGACTGGCACGCGCTCGGCGCGCTGATCTTCAGCTCGGTACTGGCGGTCAACAACACCACCGGCTTCTACCGGCCCGCGTTCTCCCGCTTCCTGGCCGAACTGGCGCACGACCTGGCGCTGCCCGCCGAACTGGTCGACCTGATCGAGGACCTGACCACCGAGGACACCCCCATGAGCGGTGCGGAGGTGCTCAAGCGGATCGACAGCCTGCCGTTCGAGGACCACCCGTCGTGGTCCGTACCGGTGCCGCTCGCGCTGCCGGCCGAGGAGCACTACGGCGACCCGCGGAAGGTGCCGGGCCTGCGGGACGCCGACCTGGCGGAGGTCACCGGGAAGGTGGCCGAGTACGCGGTGGCGGTCGCCGACCCGCAGCGCGAGGACCGGCTCTACCCGGCCGACGCGCTGGTGTTCGAGACCAACCCGCTCTCGATCGCCCACGGCGCGATGGGCGTGCTCTACGGCCTGCACCGGCTGCGCGGCAGCGTCCCGCCGACCCAGCTCGGCTGGGCGATGGCCCGCGACGTCAACCCCGCCGACTACCCCGCCGGGCTCTACCTCGGACAGGCCGGCATCGCCTGGGCGCTGGACGAGCTCGGCCACCCCGAGGCCGCGTTGGGCCTGCTGGAGCGCACCCGCGAGCACCCGCTGCGGTTCGCCGTGCCGGGCATCCTGCACGGCACGGCCGGCTACGGGATGGCCTGCCTGCGACTGTGGCACCGCCAGGGCGCGCAGCGGCTGCTGGAGGACGCGCGTGCGGCCGGCGAGGCGCTCGCGGCCGGCTGCGTGCGCGACGCGTTCGGCGCCCACTGGGCCGAGCCGGGCGGGCCGGGCTCGGAGCCGCTGATCCGGGTCGGCTACGGACACGGCGCCGCCGGGATCGCGCTCTTCCTGCTCTACCTGCAGCTGGCCACCGGCGAGGAGCGCTGGTACGAACTGGGCCGAGCCGCACTCGCGTTCGACCTGCGCCAGGGCACCCGGTTGGAGAGTTACCGGGACGAGGGCACCGCCGGCGTCAGCACCACCGTGCTGCGCTACCACGCGGTGCGCCCGGAGCCGGAGTTGGCCGCGCTGATCCCGGAGCTGCTGGCCGACTCGGCGCGCAAGTACAGCCTCTCCCCGCAGCTCTTCCACGGCCTCTCCGGCCTCGGGAACGTGCTGCTCGACGCCGGTGAACTCCTCGGCGAGGAGCGCTGGTTCGCCGAGGCGCGGCGGGTGGCCCAGGGCGTGCTGCTGAGCCGGATCGACCGGGCCGAGGGCGTGGTGTTCCCCGGCGAGCAGGCGCTGCGCGAGAGCACCGACTACGCCACCGGCTCGATCGGCGTCGCGCTCTTCCTGGACCGGCTGCGCAAGGCCCGCCCGGGGCTGCGGACCAACTTCGACTTCGTTGTCGACGGGCTGCTGCCGTGCTGAGCGACCGTCAGGCCTGCCAGCGCAAGGCGGGGTCGTGCGCGAGGACCCGACCGGTGAGGGTCGCCAGGTCCGGCCCGGGATCCACCCCGAGCTCCTCGCGCAGCACCCGGCGGGCGGCCCGCAGCGTGGCGAGCGCCTCGGCCTGGCGGCCGCAGCGGTACAGCGCCAGCGTCCGCAGCGCCCACCCCGACTCGCGCAGCGGGTAGTCGGTGGTCAGTGCCTCGGTCTCCACCAGGGTGAGCCGGTGGTCGCCGAGCGCCAGGCAGGCGGCGACCCGCAGCTCGCGGGCCAGCGAGCGCCACTCCTCCAACCGGGAGATCTCGGCGCGCACGAAGCGGGCGTCGGCCAGCTCGGCGAACGGCGGTCCCGCCCACAGCGCGAGCGCTCGGTCCGCGCAGGCCAGCGCCTCGGCCGGCCGCTCGGCGCCGGCCGCGGCGGCGGCCTGCCCGACCAGCGCGGTGAAGCGGTGGGTGTCCACCGCCTCGGGCTCGACGGCCAGCGCGTAGCCCGCGGCGTGCCGCACCAGGACGGTGGACTGCTCGCGGGCCCGGCGCTGCGGCTCCAGGGCGCGCCGCAGATCGGCGACATAGGTGTGCAGGGTCTGGCGCGGCTTGTCCGGCGGCTGGTCCTCCCAGACCGCGTCGATGATCTGGTCCTCGCCGACCAGGCCGCCGTGCGCCAGCAGCAGAGCCACCAGCACGGCCTTGGGCCGCCGACCGCCGAGTGCCGCCCGGGTGCCGCGGACCCTCGCCTCGACCGGCCCCAGCACGTTGATCCCCACCGCTGCCACGTTTGGATTCATAGGTCGAGCTTGGATCCCCGACGACGGCCTTCCCATGGGGTGCGGCCCCCAGATTCTGTGCACCGCATGTTCACCGGCCGCACACCGGCCGCGCGGCGGACGGAACATGGGGGCCGACCCCCATGTCCGCGCGTCCCATCGGTGGCATCCTCTCGACCATGAACTACGCGGGGGCGGCCACCAGTGACCGGGAGCAGGAGCTGCCCTGGTGGATCCAGGGCGTGACGCTGACCGAACGCCTCGGCCAACCGCCGGCCGACCTGCCGGCCGGGGACCGCCGGGCGGACCGCCGGCTGGAGCGCTGGCGGGCGGACTTCGCCGCCGTCGACGGCCTGTTCGAGGCCCGGTTGGCCGAGGCCGGCCTGGTCGAGGACGGGCTGCGCGCCCTGCTCGACGAGGAGCCGGCGGCGCTGGCGGCGCGGATCGAGGCGCCCGACTGGGCGCGCGCGGCCGACCGGGTGCTGGCCGCGGCACCGACCCGGGTGCCCGCCCCGACGCCTCACCAGAGCTGGGACCAGGGCTTCGCCGCGATCCTGGCGCCGTTCACCGAGGAGGCCGCCGACCGGCTGCTCGCCGCCGCCCGCGGCGCCGGGGCCGAGCGCTTCGCCGACCTCGCCGCGATCCGGGCCTGCTTCACCCGGCGGCTGGCCCAGGCACTGGTGCGCCTCGCCCGGCGCACCCTGGTGCTCGAACTCAACGTCATGCGGGTGACCGGGCGGCTGGCCGGGGAGACCTCCGAGGAGCGCTTCGCCGACTTCGTCCGGCAGAGCTCGGAGCGCTCCGGGCTGACCGCGCTGCTCACCGAGTACGCCGTCCTGGCCCGGCTGCTGGCGCAGTCCTGCCAGGACGCGGTGGACGCCTGGGCCGAGCTGCTGACCCGGCTGGGCGCGGACCGGGGCAGCGTCGCGCAGCTGCTCGGCGCGGGCGGCGGCGGTGACCCCGGGCGGCTGACCGTGGTCGACCCCGGCGCCGGGGACAGCCACCAGCGCGGCCGGGCGGTGGCGCTGCTCGGCTTCGAGTCCGGCGCCCGGCTGGTCTACAAGCCGCGGCCGCTGGACGTGCACCAGCACTTCAACGACACCGTCCGATGGCTCAACGCCAGGCTGCCCGAGCTGGGCCTGCGAACCCTGGCGGTGCTGGAGCGCCCCGGCTACGGCTGGGTGGAGTTCGTCACGGCCGGGCCCTGCGGACAGCTCGCCGAGGTCGACCGCTTCTACCACCGGCTGGGCGCGCTGCTCGCCCTGCTGCACACACTGGGCGGCACCGACATCCACTTCGAGAACCTGGTGGCCTGCGCCGACCAGCCGGTCCTGGTGGACCTGGAGACCCTCTTCCACCCGGCTCTCGCGCTGCCCGGCCGGCTGGTCGGCGACCCGGCCCTGCGGGCGTTGGACTCCTCGGTGTACCGGATCTCGCTGCTGCCGCACCTGCTGATCGGCGACCGCGGCAGCTGGGACGTCTCCGCACTCGGCGGGGACAAGGGCGCGCCGCTGCCGGTGGACGCCGTGGGCTGGGCGGCGCCGGCCACCGACGAGATGCTGCTGGTGCGCCGGCCCGCGGTCTTCAGCGGATCCGACAACCGCCCGCGCCTCGGCGGGCAGGACGCGGACCCGGCCGCCCACACCGAGTCGCTGCTCGCCGGGTTCCGGGCCGGCTACGACACGATCACCACCCACCGCGCCGAACTGACCGGCCCGGACGGGCTGCTGAGCCGCTTCACAACCGACCGCACCCGGGTGGTGGCCCGCAACACCCAGCTCTACGCGATGCTGCTCGACGAGTCGACCCACCCCGACGTGCTGCGCGACGCGCTCGACCGGGACCGGCTGCTCGACCTGCTGTGGCGCGAGTCGGCCGGCGATCCGGCCCGCTGGCCGCTGGTCCCCGCCGAGCTGGACGAGCTGTGGGCGGGCGACATCCCGCTGCTGGCCGGCCACCCGGCCGCGCGCACCCCGAGCATCGGTGGCCGGCCCGTCGAGGCCGCCTACGCCGAGAACGGCCTGGACCGGGTGCACCGCCGGCTGGGCGAGATGGGCCGCACCGACCGCTACGACCAGGAGTGGATCATCCGGGCCGCACTGGCCACCCGCACCACCGACGCGGGCCACCGGACCGGGACGCCGCTGCCGGGCCGCCGGGAGACGGTCGTCCCCGACCCCGATCATCTGCTGGCCGCCGCGTGCGGCATCGCCGACCAGATCCTGGCCGGCGCCCACGACGACCGCCGACGGGCCAACTGGCTGACCCTGGAAGCCGTCGAGGAGCAGCACTGGGCGATCCTGCCGCAGGGCGCCGGGCTGGCCGGCGGCTACTGCGGGACGGCGCTGTTCCTGGCCCAACTCGCCGACCTCACCGGCACCGAGCGCTACGCGGCGGTGGCCCGCCGGGCGCTGCGGCCGGTCCCCGAGGTGCTGGCCATGCTCGCCGCGCACCCGGAGCCCCTGGCGGCGGTCGGCTGCGGCGGCTTCGAGGGCCTTGGCGGCATCGCCTACGCGCTCAGCCACCTGTCCGTCCTGCTGGCCGACCGGGAGCTCGCCGACTGGGCCGCCGAGGCCGTCCGGCTGACCGGCCTCGCGTTGAGCGCCGAGCAGGTGACGGGCGAGCAGCCGGACGCGGGCGTGCTGACCGGCCTGGCCGGCTGCCTGGCGGCCATGCTCGCGGTGCACCGGGCGACCGGGCTCGCGCAGGCCGCCGACGCCGCCGCCCGCTGCGCCCGGCAGCTGGTCGCCCGGTCGGCCGAGGAGCCGGCGGCGGGCGGCTTCGCCGACGGCGCGGCCGGGATCGGCTGGGCGCTGCTGCGCTTCGCGGCCGCCGGCGGCGGAGCGTCGTACGCCGAGGCCGGTCTGCGCCGGCTGAGCCGGCCGAGCACCCGCCGACCGCTGAACGACCTGACGGCGGACACCAGTTGGTGCCGCGGGCTGACCGGCACCGCGCTGGCGCTGGCCGACAGCGGCGCGGCTGCGGCGGACCCGGCGCTCGCCGACCGGCTTGCGTGGGCGGTGGCCAGAGTTGCCGGCCAGGGTCCGCTGCCCAATCACAGCTTGTGCCACGGAGAACTGGGCAGTCTTGAACTGCTGTTGACCGCCTCGGGTGGCGTCCTGGCCGGGCCCGCGGTCGCGCGGGCCGGCGCACTGCTGGCCTCGCTCGACCGGTTCGGCCCGCGCTGCGGCACCCCTGGCGGGGTGAGCAACCCCGGGCTGCTCAATGGCCTGGCCGGCATCGGGCACGGACTGCTCCGGCTCGGTTTCGGCTCCCGGATACCTTCGGTGCTGCTTCTGCAGCCACCGAACGCCAGTCGGTCTTGACCCGGAATCGCGGCACGACCCCGCCCGCGATCCCATCGAATGGAGGACGTGCATGGACAACGACGAGCTGGTCAGGTCCTGGAAGGACCCCGAGGCCCGGGAGGGCTCGGTCACCGACCACCCCGCGGGCGAGATCAGCACCGGCGGCAGGCCGCGATCGGTGCGGCGAGCCGTCCTGCTGGCCGGCCTCTACGGGGCGGCCATCGCGATGGCCGTGCCGGTGGGACACATGACCGTGACGAGCGTCACGTCCCACTGAACGCCCGGCTCCCGGCCCATGGCGTATCCGGTTTCCGGACGATAGCCTCCGGCCATGCTCATCACATCGCCGGTGCTGGTCGGGCGCGACGATGAGCTCGCGCTCCTCGATGCGGGCCTGGCCGGCGCCCGGCTGGGCGAGGGCCGGGCGGTCTTCCTGCTCGGCGACGCGGGCATCGGGAAGTCGCGGCTGGCTTCCGCCTGCGCGTTCCGGGCGTTCGCTGACGGCATGGCGGTGCTCCGCGGTCGCGGTAGCACCACGGGCGCCACCATGCCGTTCCGCCCGGTCGCGGAGGCCCTGCTCTCGCTCTTCCGGATCGGCGGCCTGCCGCAGGATCCGGAACTCGCGCCCTACCGGCCCGCGTTGGCGGAGCTGGTGCCGGAGTGGCGGGGCGCCGCGCCGTCCCCGGCCGGCATCTCGCTGGTCGAGACGGCCGAGGCCGTGCTGCGGCTGCTGGCCTCGGTCGGCCGGGCCGGCGGCGGTAGCGGCGGCGGGGAGCCGGGCTGCCTGCTGGTCGTCGAGGACCTGCACGACGCGGACGCCGAGACGCTCGCCGTGGTCGAGTACCTGGTCGACAATCTGACCGGGCTGCCGGTCTTCCTGCTGGCCACGCTGCGCTCGCAGAGCGGGCCGGCCGGCGACCTGGCCCGGGAGGCCGGCCGGCGCCGGTCCGCCACCCTGACCGAGCTGCACCCGCTGGGCCCCGACGAGGTGCGGTTGCTGGCCGAGTCCTGTCTCAGCGCGGAGGACGGCCAACTCCCCCGGCAGGTCACCGATCAGCTGCTCAAGGACTCCGAGGGCAACCCGTTTGTCGTCGAGGAGCTGCTCGCCGGGATGGTCACCGCGAACGTGCTGCGCGGCGACGCCGGCGGCTGGCGGGTCTGCGGCGACCTCGCCATCGACGTGCCGACCACGGTGGTGCACAGCGTCGCCCAGCGGGTCGCCCGGCTCGGCCCGGCCGATCGTGAACTCCTGTACGCCGCAGCCGTGCTGGGCCGACGCTTCGCGCTGCCCGTCCTGCAGCTGGTGACCGGCCTGGATGACCGCAGCCTGCTGGTCCACCTGCGGGCCGGCATCGACGCCCAGCTGATCTCGCCCAGCGGGCCGGTGGCCGACTCCTACGAGTTCCGGCACGCGCTGACCACCGAGGCGCTGCTGGCCGGGCTGCTGCCGATGGAGCGGGCCGCGATCGCCCAGCGGGCGGCCGACGCGATCGAACGCGCCCACCCCGGACTGCCCGGCGACTGGTGCCAGCGGGTCGCGGTGCTGCGGCTGGCCGCCGGCGACGCCCCGACGGCCGGGCTGCTCTTCGCCGAGGCCGGCCGGGCCGCGCTGGACGGCGGTGCGGTCAACTCCGCGGTCGCCCTGCTGGAGCGCGCCCATGAGCTGATGGCCGGGTCGACGGCCACCGAGGACGCCGCCTCGGTGCTGGAGCGGCTGGTCTACACGCTGATCGAGACCGGCCGACTGGACCGTGCCCTCGCGCTGGTCGAGACGCTCCCGCTGACCGGCCCCGGCGCGCTGGACGACGCCCGGTCCGCCGCCCTGCACACCAGGCTGGCCTGGGCCGCGGTCACCGCCCTGCGGCCCGAGGAGGCGGCGGCCCGGGTGGCGTTCGTCCGTGGCCTGCTCGGGCGCTTCGACAGCGCGGCGCACACCCCGGCGATCGATGTCGTCGAGGCGCATCTGCTGCTGGTCGCGCGGCCGGAGAGCGGCCGGGCCGGCGCGGACGGCGAGCAGCGCACCGAGCAGGCCGCGGCACTGGCGCGCCGCGCCGCGCTCGCCGCCGAGGCCGCCGACCTGCCCGAAGTCGCCTGCCAGGCATGGCAGTTGCTGGCCCTACTGGAGCGCAGGCACGGCTTCGACCGGGCCGACGCACACCTGGAGCGGATCCTCGCGCTGGCCGGCCGGCACCAGCTGACCACCTGGCAGGTGGACGCCCTGCTGCGGCTGGGCGCCAACGAGTTCATGCGCAGCGGCTCCTCGACCCAGCTGGAGCGCGCGCACCGCGCCGCGCTGGACCTGGGCGCGCTCGCCCTGATGCACACCGCCGAGGCGACGATGGCCATGCAGGCCGTGCTGCGCGGCGCCTACGGGACGGCCCGCGAGCTGACCGACCGCACCGCGCCGGCCACCGCCCGGCTGCGCAACGTCGACAACCACCAGTTCGTGCTGCTCACCCGGGCCGCGCTCGCCGCCCATCAGGGCCGCCGCCGGGAGATGGAGCAGGAGCTGGCCGAGTTCCAGCGCTGGGACGGCGAGCACTCGCTCCAACTCCCGCTGGCGCTGGGCACCTGCCGGGCGATCTGCGCGGTGCTCGAGGAGGATCGGACCCGCGCGCTCGCCGAACTGGACAGCGCGCTCGCCTGGGAGCGGGACCACCCGACCGTCTTCTACCTCAACGGCCACTACGGGCTGCGCCCGCTGCTGCGCGCGATCGAGGGCCTGGCCGAGCCGGCCGAGCATGCCGCGATCGCCGCCGACCCCGGCGCCGGGCTGCTCTGGAACCGGCAGTTCGAGCGGCTGGCACACGCCGTGCACGAGGGCAGGGCCGGACGCCCCGAGCAGGCTCTGCGGGCCGTCGCCGAGGCCCGGGAGGCGGCGGCGCCGTTCCTGATGGCCCGCCATCTGGGCCTGCGCCTGGTGGCCGAGGCCGCGTTGGCCGACGGCTGGGGCGAACCGGTGCCATGGCTGCGCACCGCCGAGGAGTACTTCCACGGCGCCGCCGTACCCGCCGTCGCCAGCGCCTGCCGGGACCTGCTGCGCCGGGCCGGGGCCACCGTGCCGCAGCGGCGCAGCGGCTCCGACGGGGTGCCGGCCGGCCTGCGCCGGCAGGGTCTGACCGTCCGGGAGTACGAGGTGTTCCTGCTGATCGCCTCCCGGCTGGGCAACCAGGAGATCGCCGGGCGCCTCTACATCTCGCCGCGGACCGTGGAGAAGCACGTGGCGAGCCTGCTGGCGAAGACCGGCCGGGCCAACCGCGGTGCCCTGTGCGACTACGCGGTCGAGGTGACCGCGGCGGACCGGCCCTGAAACAGGACCGGCCCGCGGGGTACCGGACGGCTCAGCCCTGCGGCAGCGCGGCCAGCTGGGCGGTGATCCGCTCGATGTCGGCCTCGGCGGCGGCCTGGCGGGCGCGGATCTTCACGACCACGTCGTCCGGGGCCTTGGCCAGGAAGCCCTCGTTGCCGAGCTTGGCGGCCGTCTGGGCCTTCTCCTTCTCGGCGACCGCGAGGTCCTTCTGCAGGCGCTTGCGCTCGGCCGGCACGTCGATGGTGCCGGAGAGGTCGAGCGCGACCGTGGCACCGGCGACCGGCAGCGAGGCGGTGGCCGCGAAGCCGTCCTCGGGAGCGGTCAGCCGCAGCAGCGAGCGGATCGCGTCCTCGTGCGCGACCAGCACGGTGCCCGCCAACTCCAGGGTGGCCGGCACCTTCTGGCCCGGCTTGAGGCCCTGGTCGGAGCGGAACCGGCGGACCTCGGTGACCACCTGCTGGAGCGTGGCGATCTCGGCCTCGGCGGCGGCGTCCCGACGGGTGTCGTCGGCCACCGGCCAATCGGTGACGACCAGCGACTCGGCGCCGGTGAGCGTGGTCCACAGCGTGTCGGTGACGAACGGGACCACCGGGTGCAGCAGCCGCAGCGTGACCTCCAGGACCTCGCCGAGCACCCGGCGAGCGGCGTCGGCCTGCGGGCCGCCCTTGGCCAGGGTGGTCTTGGAGAGCTCGACGTACCAGTCGAAGACCTCGTCCCAGGCGTAGTGGAACAGGGTGTCCGACAGCTTGGCGAACTGGTAGTCGTCGTAGAGCGCGTCGACCTCGGTGATGGTCGCCTGCAGGCGGGAGAGGATCCAGCGGTCGACCGCCGTCATCTCCTCGGGCGCCGGCAGCGGGCCCTCCACCGTGGCGCCGTTCATCAGGGCGAAGCGGGTGGCGTTCCAGATCTTGTTGCAGAAGTTGCGCGAGCCCTGGACCCAGTCCTCGCCGATCGGCACGTCGGCGCCCGGGTTGGCGCCGCGGGCCAGCGTGAAGCGGACGGCGTCGGCGCCGTACTCGTTCATCCAGTCCAGCGGGTCCACCGCGGTGCCCGAGGACTTGGACATCTTCTTGCCGAACTGGTCGCGGACCAGGCCGGTCAGCGCGATGGTGTGGAACGGCGCCTGGCCGTCCATCGCGTAGAGGCCGAACATCATCATCCGGGCGACCCAGAAGAAGATGATGTCGTGGCCGGTGAGCAGCACGTCGGTCGGGTAGAACTTCGCCAGATCCGGGGTCTGCTCCGGCCAGCCCAGCGTGGAGAACGGCCACAGGCCGCTGGAGAACCAGGTGTCCAGCACGTCCGGGTCCTGGTGCCAGCCCTCGCCGGTGGGCGGCTGCTCGTCGGGGCCGACGCAGATGACCTCGCCGTCCGGGCCGTACCAGACCGGGATCCGGTGGCCCCACCAGAGCTGGCGCGAGATGCACCAGTCGTGCATGTTGTCGACCCAGCTGAAGTAGCGGCCCTCCAGCTCCTTCGGGTGGATCTGCACCCGGCCGTCGCGCACCGCCTCGCCGGCCGCCTGCGCCAGCGGCGCGACGTTGACCCACCACTGCAGCGAGAGCCGCGGCTCGACGATGGTGTGGCAGCGCGAGCAGTGGCCCACCGCGTGCATGTACGGGCGCTTCTCGGCGACGATCCGGCCCTGCTCGCGCAGCGCGCCGACGACGGCCGCGCGGGCGTCGTGCCGGTCCAGGCCGAGGAACGGGCCGTGCACGGTGATCACACCGCGCTCGTCCATCACGGTCAGGTTGGGCAGGCCGTGGCGCTGGCCGATCGCGAAGTCGTTGGGGTCGTGCGCGGGTGTCACCTTGACCGCGCCGGTGCCGAACTCCGGGTCGACGTGGGTGTCGGCGACCACCGGGATGCGGCGGTCCGTCAGCGGCAGCGCGATGGTGCGGCCGACCAGGTGGGCGTAGCGCTCGTCGTCGGGGTGGACGGCCACGGCGGTGTCGCCGAGCAGCGTCTCGGCCCGGGTGGTGGCCACCACGATCGACTCGTCGCCGTCGCCGTAGCGGATCGAGACCAGCTCACCGGCCTCGTCCTCGTGCTCGACCTCGATGTCCGAGAGCGCGGTGAGGCAGCGCGGGCACCAGTTGATGATGCGCTCGGCGCGGTAGATCAGGCCGTCGTCGAAGAGCTTCTTGAAGATGGTCTGGACGGCCTGCGACAGGCCCTCGTCCATGGTGAACCGCTCGCGCGACCAGTCGACGCCGTCGCCCAGGCGGCGCATCTGGCCGAGGATCTGGCCACCGTAGTTCTCCTTCCACTCCCAGACCTTCTCGACGAAGGCCTCGCGGCCCAGGTCGTGGCGGGAGAGGCCGGACTCGGCGAGCTGCTGCTCGACGCGGTTCTGGGTGGCGATGCCGGCGTGGTCCATGCCCGGCAGCCAGAGCACCTCGTAACCCTGCATCCGCTTACGGCGCGTCAGGGCGTCCATCAGGGTGTGCTGGAAGGCGTGACCCAGGTGCAGCGCACCGGTCACGTTCGGCGGCGGGATGACGATGGTGTACGGAGGCTTGTCGCTCTTCGCGTCGGCGGTGAAGTAGCCGCGCTCGACCCAGCGCTCGTACAGCTCGCCCTCTACCTCCGCCGGGGCGTAGGTGGTAGGGAGTGCTGCCGCGTTGTCCCCGGACTCGTGGTCGGCGGGGCGCTGGTTCGTCTTGTCGGTCACGACACACAGTTTACGTAACCGCGGACGGCCCTCTTCCCCATTTACTCCCCACAGACTCCTCTCTTCCGTCCGGGACAGCCGTCAGGGACGTGCGGTAGCGTGCCCGGTACTCGTGCGCATGGTCGAACGGGCAAGTGAAGTCACGTCACAGGCCGCGCGACGCGGCGGGGGAGCAGCAGAGCAGATGTACGGCCAGGATCAGCAGCCGCAGAATCCGCAGCAGGGCTACGGACAGCCGCCCTACGGCCAGCAGCCGCCGGCGTTCGGCGCACCGCCGCAGCAGGGCTACGGCCAGCCGACCTACGGGCAGCAGCCGCCGCCCCCGCAGTACGGCGCGCCGCAGCAGGGCTACGGCCAGCCGGCGTACGGGCAG
This genomic window contains:
- a CDS encoding valine--tRNA ligase; protein product: MTDKTNQRPADHESGDNAAALPTTYAPAEVEGELYERWVERGYFTADAKSDKPPYTIVIPPPNVTGALHLGHAFQHTLMDALTRRKRMQGYEVLWLPGMDHAGIATQNRVEQQLAESGLSRHDLGREAFVEKVWEWKENYGGQILGQMRRLGDGVDWSRERFTMDEGLSQAVQTIFKKLFDDGLIYRAERIINWCPRCLTALSDIEVEHEDEAGELVSIRYGDGDESIVVATTRAETLLGDTAVAVHPDDERYAHLVGRTIALPLTDRRIPVVADTHVDPEFGTGAVKVTPAHDPNDFAIGQRHGLPNLTVMDERGVITVHGPFLGLDRHDARAAVVGALREQGRIVAEKRPYMHAVGHCSRCHTIVEPRLSLQWWVNVAPLAQAAGEAVRDGRVQIHPKELEGRYFSWVDNMHDWCISRQLWWGHRIPVWYGPDGEVICVGPDEQPPTGEGWHQDPDVLDTWFSSGLWPFSTLGWPEQTPDLAKFYPTDVLLTGHDIIFFWVARMMMFGLYAMDGQAPFHTIALTGLVRDQFGKKMSKSSGTAVDPLDWMNEYGADAVRFTLARGANPGADVPIGEDWVQGSRNFCNKIWNATRFALMNGATVEGPLPAPEEMTAVDRWILSRLQATITEVDALYDDYQFAKLSDTLFHYAWDEVFDWYVELSKTTLAKGGPQADAARRVLGEVLEVTLRLLHPVVPFVTDTLWTTLTGAESLVVTDWPVADDTRRDAAAEAEIATLQQVVTEVRRFRSDQGLKPGQKVPATLELAGTVLVAHEDAIRSLLRLTAPEDGFAATASLPVAGATVALDLSGTIDVPAERKRLQKDLAVAEKEKAQTAAKLGNEGFLAKAPDDVVVKIRARQAAAEADIERITAQLAALPQG
- a CDS encoding LuxR family transcriptional regulator gives rise to the protein MLITSPVLVGRDDELALLDAGLAGARLGEGRAVFLLGDAGIGKSRLASACAFRAFADGMAVLRGRGSTTGATMPFRPVAEALLSLFRIGGLPQDPELAPYRPALAELVPEWRGAAPSPAGISLVETAEAVLRLLASVGRAGGGSGGGEPGCLLVVEDLHDADAETLAVVEYLVDNLTGLPVFLLATLRSQSGPAGDLAREAGRRRSATLTELHPLGPDEVRLLAESCLSAEDGQLPRQVTDQLLKDSEGNPFVVEELLAGMVTANVLRGDAGGWRVCGDLAIDVPTTVVHSVAQRVARLGPADRELLYAAAVLGRRFALPVLQLVTGLDDRSLLVHLRAGIDAQLISPSGPVADSYEFRHALTTEALLAGLLPMERAAIAQRAADAIERAHPGLPGDWCQRVAVLRLAAGDAPTAGLLFAEAGRAALDGGAVNSAVALLERAHELMAGSTATEDAASVLERLVYTLIETGRLDRALALVETLPLTGPGALDDARSAALHTRLAWAAVTALRPEEAAARVAFVRGLLGRFDSAAHTPAIDVVEAHLLLVARPESGRAGADGEQRTEQAAALARRAALAAEAADLPEVACQAWQLLALLERRHGFDRADAHLERILALAGRHQLTTWQVDALLRLGANEFMRSGSSTQLERAHRAALDLGALALMHTAEATMAMQAVLRGAYGTARELTDRTAPATARLRNVDNHQFVLLTRAALAAHQGRRREMEQELAEFQRWDGEHSLQLPLALGTCRAICAVLEEDRTRALAELDSALAWERDHPTVFYLNGHYGLRPLLRAIEGLAEPAEHAAIAADPGAGLLWNRQFERLAHAVHEGRAGRPEQALRAVAEAREAAAPFLMARHLGLRLVAEAALADGWGEPVPWLRTAEEYFHGAAVPAVASACRDLLRRAGATVPQRRSGSDGVPAGLRRQGLTVREYEVFLLIASRLGNQEIAGRLYISPRTVEKHVASLLAKTGRANRGALCDYAVEVTAADRP